One Xiphophorus maculatus strain JP 163 A chromosome 9, X_maculatus-5.0-male, whole genome shotgun sequence DNA segment encodes these proteins:
- the kiaa1211 gene encoding uncharacterized protein KIAA1211 homolog isoform X1: MTAPDEWIKTSDLFTTQRQIAQGIKFGQKPPSLRKSEGDEGSSDEEEVPRSPLQVLAQVEAEPPKMEPKVQGAQSSAQHSTPVKSPRSKRVLPPTGTIESINLDAVPQSVTRLDNTAAKHKLSVKPKNQRISRKHRRFTLDLQEVSIPGVMQEELEAADQRRASLESSKESLKKQRFYEEEILEARRTREMEEQQFREEMEERKKRAEELRMRELQEERSRKKQQEEQEKRMREEAERRRKEEEDQKRVREEEEKRKQEEAARQREEEDRRMKEEEERRRREEAERRKREEERKMREEAERLRREEEERRIRAEEERRKQEEERRKQEERQRREEEDKRRLEEQKQMEEEERKRREEEEKRKQEEEAARRQRELEAEKRKKQEAERKKKEEQKLRLRETEQKKQLQLEEQNKMLTEEGAGITDEQEKKRRAEEQRWREMEERQRPFSFKVSSGEKQILFQKVNLTPVTPAASHQGTADADQRERATASSQERKDSPNLPASPYVPHTAILVTGAQLCGTAVNLDQIKDTACKSLLGLGEERKAQGTSSATGKSSPDRKSGKTKSLSESSVSPDESSAAVLAEWASIRSKIFKGVEDGKYDEYPDPPSRNQPQLSGDEQPPFAHTNLRKTMSASAKFSIIPAKKKFGDSNRNSEVFSTDHKDGGGEEAARSDSPTAGSQSPTVKPHTRTSKTVRIVERGSEECMFAKDLPSFLVPSPGDRPEGSEVKSRLQNKTEEGETQGQDGEDNPSPFGIKLRRTNYSLRFHSEQSTEKRKKRYSAGDSFDGVPSPLTPIEPDSDASSVFSDKSSPTSPQKEGVVSKHLHASASPAMSRGKLGKPTSPVPHNEGEKVLSKPPLYRRPTPSPKPSGATPTPPPSPLPKVAHGFPCEEAIQRTGSPDLSVQDQASRSEDPSAVTQLHRGSHSNVHLEEEPKEKRSFFPSINIPWREKADRKAELIRREKPSLQARHSLDSARVQEKETGPLWITLALQKQKGFREQQQTREDRRSQREAKLAEKHAREKDSVALVSPTDGRESGGTSPSSKPQTPEEPKRPDSLLGRFERRDPLKKASTLPSSVTVEISDSTPSPPAVKDVSKRFPSSDSPQVSTEPAWLALAKRKAKAWSDCPQIIK; encoded by the exons ATGACTGCTCCGGATGAGTGGATTAAAACATCGGACTTATTCACCACACAGAGGCAGATCGCACAAGGTATAAAGTTTGGCCAGAAGCCTCCTTCTCTTCGAAAAAGTGAGGGGGATGAGGGAAGCTCAGATGAGGAAGAGGTTCCCCGAAGCCCTCTGCAGGTTTTGGCCCAGGTAGAAGCTGAGCCGCCCAAAATGGAACCGAAG GTCCAAGGAGCTCAATCATCTGCGCAGCACAGCACGCCAGTGAAGTCCCCGAGGTCCAAACGGGTCCTCCCACCAACCGGTACCATTGAGTCCATCAATCTAGATGCTGTCCCCCAGTCTGTCACTCGCCTGGACAACACCGCTGCCAAGCATAAGCTCTCCGTCAAACCAAAAAACCAGAGGATTTCCCGCAAACACCGGCGGTTCACACTG GATCTCCAGGAGGTGTCCATTCCTGGAGTCatgcaggaggagctggaggcaGCTGACCAGCGCAGAGCATCTCTGGAGTCCTCCAAGGAAAGCTTGAAGAAGCAGAGATTCTACGAGGAGGAAATACTGGAGGCCAGGAGAACGAGGGAGATGGAGGAGCAACAGTTCAGAGAGGAaatggaggagaggaagaagagggcGGAGGAGCTGAGGATGCGTGAACTGCAGGAAGAGAGGAGTCGCAAGAAGCAACAGGAGGAACAAGAGAAGAGGATGCgagaggaggcagagaggaggaggaaagaagaggaggacCAAAAGAGAgtcagagaagaagaggaaaaacgtAAGCAAGAAGAGGCTGCGAGacaaagagaggaggaagatAGAAGAatgaaagaagaggaagaacGGAGGAGGCGCGAGGAggctgaaagaagaaaaagagaggaggaaagaaagatgagggaggaagcagagaggctgaggagagaggaggaggaaagaaggATCAGGGCAGAGGAAGAAAGGAGgaaacaggaggaggaaaggAGAAAGCAAGAAGAGCGTCAACGGCGAGAGGAAGAAGATAAGAGGCGACTGGAAGAGCAAAAGcaaatggaggaagaggaaaggaagagacgcgaggaggaagaaaagaggaagcAAGAAGAGGAGGCGGCAAGGAGGCAACGGGAACTTGAGGCAGAGAAGCgcaaaaagcaggaagcggaaaggaagaaaaaagaggagCAGAAACTGAGGCTGAGGGAGACGgaacaaaagaaacaactgCAACTGGAGGAGCAGAACAAGATGCTGACTGAAGAGGGCGCTGGGATCACTGATGAACAAGAGAAGAAGCGGCGAGCCGAGGAGCAGCGCTGGAGGGAGATGGAAGAGCGACAGAGACCCTTTTCCTTCAAGGTTTCCTCTGGAGAGAAACAGATTCTCTTCCAGAAGGTAAATCTGACCCCTGTTACACCAGCCGCCAGCCATCAGGGCACTGCGGACGCTGATCAAAGGGAAAGAGCTACGGCTTCCTCCCAGGAAAGAAAAGACTCCCCCAACCTGCCGGCATCTCCATATGTCCCCCACACAGCTATACTGGTGACAGGGGCCCAGCTCTGTGGGACAGCTGTCAATTTAGACCAGATCAAAGACACCGCATGCAAGTCCCTACTGGGTTTGGGAGAGGAAAGAAAGGCCCAAGGAACATCTTCCGCAACGGGCAAGAGCTCACCGGACCGCAAATCTGGAAAAACCAAGTCTCTCAGTGAGTCTTCAGTCTCCCCGGATGAGTCGAGTGCAGCCGTGCTGGCGGAGTGGGCGAGTATCCGCTCAAAGATATTTAAGGGGGTTGAGGATGGGAAATACGATGAGTACCCGGATCCTCCGAGCAGGAATCAGCCTCAGCTCAGCGGCGACGAGCAGCCTCCATTTGCTCACACCAACCTCAGAAAAACAATGTCCGCCAGTGCCAAGTTCTCCATCATCCCTGCAAAGAAGAAGTTTGGCGACTCAAACAGAAACTCTGAGGTTTTCAGCACAGATCATAaggatggaggaggagaggaagctgCTCGATCTGACAGTCCTACAGCTGGGTCCCAATCTCCAACCGTTAAACCTCACACTCGGACAAGCAAAACTGTTCGGATTGTAGAGAGAGGCTCAGAGGAGTGCATGTTTGCCAAAGACCTCCCGTCTTTCCTGGTTCCCAGCCCCGGGGACAGACCCGAGGGCTCCGAAGTAAAGAGCCGGCTTCAGAACAAGACGGAGGAGGGGGAGACGCAGGGACAGGACGGTGAGGACAACCCCTCACCTTTTGGAATAAAGCTGAGAAGGACAAACTACTCACTGCGTTTTCACAGCGAACAGTCCACAGAGAAACGGAAGAAACGCTACAGCGCTGGAGACAGCTTCGACGGCGTCCCTTCACCTCTCACTCCAATCGAGCCAGACTCTGACGCATCCTCCGTCTTTTCGGACAAATCAAGTCCCACATCGCCTCAGAAAGAGGGAGTAGTGAGCAAGCATCTTCACGCATCTGCATCTCCTGCCATGTCCCGGGGTAAGCTAGGCAAACCTACTAGCCCCGTCCCACACAATGAAGGAGAGAAAGTCCTATCCAAACCACCGCTCTACAGAAGACCAACACCATCCCCCAAACCCTCCGGAGCCACCCCAACGCCTCCTCCTTCTCCGCTCCCTAAAGTAGCCCACGGGTTCCCCTGTGAGGAAGCGATCCAGAGGACGGGGAGCCCTGATCTATCCGTCCAGGACCAGGCTAGTAGAAGCGAAGACCCATCAGCAGTGACTCAGTTGCACAGGGGCAGCCACAGTAATGTCCATTTAGAGGAGGAGCCGAAGGAGAAGAGGTCTTTCTTCCCCTCCATCAACATCCCTTGGAGAGAGAAGGCAGACAGGAAGGCAGAGCTCATCAGGCGAG AAAAACCTTCCTTACAGGCCAGGCACTCACTGGACAGCGCAAGGGTCCAGGAGAAGGAAACCGGGCCCTTATGGATTACCCTGGCCCTGCAGAAGCAGAAAGGCTTCAGGGAGCAACAGCAGACCCGTGAGGATCGTCGAAGCCAAAGAGAGGCCAAGCTAGCAGAGAAGCACGCCAGAGAGAAAGACAGT GTTGCACTGGTGAGTCCTACAGACGGGAGAGAGAGCGGAGGAACCAGTCCTTCCTCCAAGCCTCAGACTCCTGAGGAGCCTAAAAGACCCGACAGCCTGCTGGGACGATTCGAGCGCAGGGATCCGCTAAAAAAGGCCAGCACTTTACCGAGCTCAGTCACAG tTGAAATCTCAGACTCCACGCCGTCGCCACCTGCTGTCAAGGACGTGTCAAAGCGATTCCCCTCCAGCGACTCTCCCCAGGTGTCCACAGAGCCGGCCTGGCTGGCACTAGCGAAACGAAAGGCCAAAGCCTGGAGCGACTGTCCACAGATCATCAAATAA
- the kiaa1211 gene encoding uncharacterized protein KIAA1211 homolog isoform X2 codes for MSQENVSDKVRNLQRQIAQGIKFGQKPPSLRKSEGDEGSSDEEEVPRSPLQVLAQVEAEPPKMEPKVQGAQSSAQHSTPVKSPRSKRVLPPTGTIESINLDAVPQSVTRLDNTAAKHKLSVKPKNQRISRKHRRFTLDLQEVSIPGVMQEELEAADQRRASLESSKESLKKQRFYEEEILEARRTREMEEQQFREEMEERKKRAEELRMRELQEERSRKKQQEEQEKRMREEAERRRKEEEDQKRVREEEEKRKQEEAARQREEEDRRMKEEEERRRREEAERRKREEERKMREEAERLRREEEERRIRAEEERRKQEEERRKQEERQRREEEDKRRLEEQKQMEEEERKRREEEEKRKQEEEAARRQRELEAEKRKKQEAERKKKEEQKLRLRETEQKKQLQLEEQNKMLTEEGAGITDEQEKKRRAEEQRWREMEERQRPFSFKVSSGEKQILFQKVNLTPVTPAASHQGTADADQRERATASSQERKDSPNLPASPYVPHTAILVTGAQLCGTAVNLDQIKDTACKSLLGLGEERKAQGTSSATGKSSPDRKSGKTKSLSESSVSPDESSAAVLAEWASIRSKIFKGVEDGKYDEYPDPPSRNQPQLSGDEQPPFAHTNLRKTMSASAKFSIIPAKKKFGDSNRNSEVFSTDHKDGGGEEAARSDSPTAGSQSPTVKPHTRTSKTVRIVERGSEECMFAKDLPSFLVPSPGDRPEGSEVKSRLQNKTEEGETQGQDGEDNPSPFGIKLRRTNYSLRFHSEQSTEKRKKRYSAGDSFDGVPSPLTPIEPDSDASSVFSDKSSPTSPQKEGVVSKHLHASASPAMSRGKLGKPTSPVPHNEGEKVLSKPPLYRRPTPSPKPSGATPTPPPSPLPKVAHGFPCEEAIQRTGSPDLSVQDQASRSEDPSAVTQLHRGSHSNVHLEEEPKEKRSFFPSINIPWREKADRKAELIRREKPSLQARHSLDSARVQEKETGPLWITLALQKQKGFREQQQTREDRRSQREAKLAEKHAREKDSVALVSPTDGRESGGTSPSSKPQTPEEPKRPDSLLGRFERRDPLKKASTLPSSVTVEISDSTPSPPAVKDVSKRFPSSDSPQVSTEPAWLALAKRKAKAWSDCPQIIK; via the exons ATGTCCCAGGAAAACGTTTCAGATAAAGTTAGGAACCTTCAG AGGCAGATCGCACAAGGTATAAAGTTTGGCCAGAAGCCTCCTTCTCTTCGAAAAAGTGAGGGGGATGAGGGAAGCTCAGATGAGGAAGAGGTTCCCCGAAGCCCTCTGCAGGTTTTGGCCCAGGTAGAAGCTGAGCCGCCCAAAATGGAACCGAAG GTCCAAGGAGCTCAATCATCTGCGCAGCACAGCACGCCAGTGAAGTCCCCGAGGTCCAAACGGGTCCTCCCACCAACCGGTACCATTGAGTCCATCAATCTAGATGCTGTCCCCCAGTCTGTCACTCGCCTGGACAACACCGCTGCCAAGCATAAGCTCTCCGTCAAACCAAAAAACCAGAGGATTTCCCGCAAACACCGGCGGTTCACACTG GATCTCCAGGAGGTGTCCATTCCTGGAGTCatgcaggaggagctggaggcaGCTGACCAGCGCAGAGCATCTCTGGAGTCCTCCAAGGAAAGCTTGAAGAAGCAGAGATTCTACGAGGAGGAAATACTGGAGGCCAGGAGAACGAGGGAGATGGAGGAGCAACAGTTCAGAGAGGAaatggaggagaggaagaagagggcGGAGGAGCTGAGGATGCGTGAACTGCAGGAAGAGAGGAGTCGCAAGAAGCAACAGGAGGAACAAGAGAAGAGGATGCgagaggaggcagagaggaggaggaaagaagaggaggacCAAAAGAGAgtcagagaagaagaggaaaaacgtAAGCAAGAAGAGGCTGCGAGacaaagagaggaggaagatAGAAGAatgaaagaagaggaagaacGGAGGAGGCGCGAGGAggctgaaagaagaaaaagagaggaggaaagaaagatgagggaggaagcagagaggctgaggagagaggaggaggaaagaaggATCAGGGCAGAGGAAGAAAGGAGgaaacaggaggaggaaaggAGAAAGCAAGAAGAGCGTCAACGGCGAGAGGAAGAAGATAAGAGGCGACTGGAAGAGCAAAAGcaaatggaggaagaggaaaggaagagacgcgaggaggaagaaaagaggaagcAAGAAGAGGAGGCGGCAAGGAGGCAACGGGAACTTGAGGCAGAGAAGCgcaaaaagcaggaagcggaaaggaagaaaaaagaggagCAGAAACTGAGGCTGAGGGAGACGgaacaaaagaaacaactgCAACTGGAGGAGCAGAACAAGATGCTGACTGAAGAGGGCGCTGGGATCACTGATGAACAAGAGAAGAAGCGGCGAGCCGAGGAGCAGCGCTGGAGGGAGATGGAAGAGCGACAGAGACCCTTTTCCTTCAAGGTTTCCTCTGGAGAGAAACAGATTCTCTTCCAGAAGGTAAATCTGACCCCTGTTACACCAGCCGCCAGCCATCAGGGCACTGCGGACGCTGATCAAAGGGAAAGAGCTACGGCTTCCTCCCAGGAAAGAAAAGACTCCCCCAACCTGCCGGCATCTCCATATGTCCCCCACACAGCTATACTGGTGACAGGGGCCCAGCTCTGTGGGACAGCTGTCAATTTAGACCAGATCAAAGACACCGCATGCAAGTCCCTACTGGGTTTGGGAGAGGAAAGAAAGGCCCAAGGAACATCTTCCGCAACGGGCAAGAGCTCACCGGACCGCAAATCTGGAAAAACCAAGTCTCTCAGTGAGTCTTCAGTCTCCCCGGATGAGTCGAGTGCAGCCGTGCTGGCGGAGTGGGCGAGTATCCGCTCAAAGATATTTAAGGGGGTTGAGGATGGGAAATACGATGAGTACCCGGATCCTCCGAGCAGGAATCAGCCTCAGCTCAGCGGCGACGAGCAGCCTCCATTTGCTCACACCAACCTCAGAAAAACAATGTCCGCCAGTGCCAAGTTCTCCATCATCCCTGCAAAGAAGAAGTTTGGCGACTCAAACAGAAACTCTGAGGTTTTCAGCACAGATCATAaggatggaggaggagaggaagctgCTCGATCTGACAGTCCTACAGCTGGGTCCCAATCTCCAACCGTTAAACCTCACACTCGGACAAGCAAAACTGTTCGGATTGTAGAGAGAGGCTCAGAGGAGTGCATGTTTGCCAAAGACCTCCCGTCTTTCCTGGTTCCCAGCCCCGGGGACAGACCCGAGGGCTCCGAAGTAAAGAGCCGGCTTCAGAACAAGACGGAGGAGGGGGAGACGCAGGGACAGGACGGTGAGGACAACCCCTCACCTTTTGGAATAAAGCTGAGAAGGACAAACTACTCACTGCGTTTTCACAGCGAACAGTCCACAGAGAAACGGAAGAAACGCTACAGCGCTGGAGACAGCTTCGACGGCGTCCCTTCACCTCTCACTCCAATCGAGCCAGACTCTGACGCATCCTCCGTCTTTTCGGACAAATCAAGTCCCACATCGCCTCAGAAAGAGGGAGTAGTGAGCAAGCATCTTCACGCATCTGCATCTCCTGCCATGTCCCGGGGTAAGCTAGGCAAACCTACTAGCCCCGTCCCACACAATGAAGGAGAGAAAGTCCTATCCAAACCACCGCTCTACAGAAGACCAACACCATCCCCCAAACCCTCCGGAGCCACCCCAACGCCTCCTCCTTCTCCGCTCCCTAAAGTAGCCCACGGGTTCCCCTGTGAGGAAGCGATCCAGAGGACGGGGAGCCCTGATCTATCCGTCCAGGACCAGGCTAGTAGAAGCGAAGACCCATCAGCAGTGACTCAGTTGCACAGGGGCAGCCACAGTAATGTCCATTTAGAGGAGGAGCCGAAGGAGAAGAGGTCTTTCTTCCCCTCCATCAACATCCCTTGGAGAGAGAAGGCAGACAGGAAGGCAGAGCTCATCAGGCGAG AAAAACCTTCCTTACAGGCCAGGCACTCACTGGACAGCGCAAGGGTCCAGGAGAAGGAAACCGGGCCCTTATGGATTACCCTGGCCCTGCAGAAGCAGAAAGGCTTCAGGGAGCAACAGCAGACCCGTGAGGATCGTCGAAGCCAAAGAGAGGCCAAGCTAGCAGAGAAGCACGCCAGAGAGAAAGACAGT GTTGCACTGGTGAGTCCTACAGACGGGAGAGAGAGCGGAGGAACCAGTCCTTCCTCCAAGCCTCAGACTCCTGAGGAGCCTAAAAGACCCGACAGCCTGCTGGGACGATTCGAGCGCAGGGATCCGCTAAAAAAGGCCAGCACTTTACCGAGCTCAGTCACAG tTGAAATCTCAGACTCCACGCCGTCGCCACCTGCTGTCAAGGACGTGTCAAAGCGATTCCCCTCCAGCGACTCTCCCCAGGTGTCCACAGAGCCGGCCTGGCTGGCACTAGCGAAACGAAAGGCCAAAGCCTGGAGCGACTGTCCACAGATCATCAAATAA